One Vespa velutina chromosome 19, iVesVel2.1, whole genome shotgun sequence DNA segment encodes these proteins:
- the LOC124955617 gene encoding uncharacterized protein LOC124955617 isoform X1 encodes MKALICLMLISVAYASEKAEENVEEKAIKKRGLLGLGLGYGGGYGGGYGGGYGGGHGYEAGASVAIATVPVEVPKPYPVAVDRPYPVKVPVPVPQPVPVAVPVDRPYPVVQTKTVTVPVDRPYPVSVPVKVPVPVPAPYPVKVPVAQPVPVPVAQPVPVAVPQPVVVKETVPVLLKGGYVHRRQHHHHHHHHCDHQRLSLFRGFVSFTYKSENLLGRNHQSKINRTNRVRILNMNAKMFILFALVALAVAEKTSTKGTKKDKRGLVGYGYGLGYGGLNTYSAAHYPTVGISSYSAQYPSIDITHGVSTVVTKEVAVPVPHPVPVTVEKHVPIPVKVPYAVPVDRPYPVQVPKPYPVEVTKHVPVPVDRPVPVPVSVPVKVPVPAPYVVKVAQPYGVYVSSDLSYGGQSSW; translated from the exons ATGAAGGCCTTG ATTTGCTTGATGCTGATTTCCGTGGCATATGCCAGTGAGAAAGCAGAAGAAAATGTAGAAGAAAAGGCAATTAAAAAACGTGGACTATTGGGTCTTGGATTGGGATATGGAGGAGGTTATGGGGGTGGTTATGGAGGTGGTTATGGGGGTGGTCATGGGTACGAAGCTGGTGCCTCCGTTGCAATTGCTACCGTTCCGGTTGAAGTACCAAAGCCATATCCGGTTGCTGTTGACAGACCCTATCCAGTGAAG GTGCCAGTTCCTGTCCCGCAACCAGTGCCAGTTGCTGTTCCTGTTGACAGACCTTACCCTGTTGTTCAGACCAAAACCGTAACGGTTCCAGTTGACAGGCCTTATCCTGTCTCTGTCCCTGTTAAGGTACCGGTACCTGTACCTGCACCTTATCCAGTCAAG gTACCAGTGGCTCAGCCAGTACCAGTCCCAGTAGCTCAGCCAGTTCCAGTTGCGGTTCCACAACCTGTCGTCGTCAAAGAAACGGTTCCCGTTCTTCTTAAGGGCGGTTATG TCCACCGTCgccagcaccaccaccaccaccaccatcactgtGACCATCAACGTCTTTCGCTTTTTCGAGGGTTCGTCAGTTTCACGTATAAAAGCGAGAATCTTCTCGGTCGAAATCATCAgtcgaaaataaatcgaacCAACCGAGTACGAATTCTCAACATGAACGCAAAG ATGTTTATACTTTTCGCCCTCGTGGCATTGGCTGTAGCCGAAAAGACGTCAACGAAAGGGacgaagaaagataaacgGGGACTCGTCGGATATGGATACGGTTTAGGATACGGCGGACTCAACACGTACTCGGCTGCTCATTACCCTACAGTCGGCATCAGTTCGTATTCTGCTCAATACCCATCGATTGACATCACCCATGGGGTCTCTACGGTCGTTACGAAAGAAGTTGCAGTCCCAGTACCTCATCCGGTCCCTGTAACCGTTGAGAAACATGTCCCAATTCCAGTCAAG gTGCCGTATGCAGTACCAGTAGACAGACCATACCCGGTACAAGTACCCAAACCTTATCCAGTTGAAGTAACGAAACATGTTCCTGTCCCAGTTGACCGTCCTGTTCCAGTTCCAGTAAGCGTCCCGGTCAAGGTTCCAGTGCCAGCCCCATACGTAGTGAAGGTAGCTCAACCTTATGGAGTCTACGTTTCCTCTGACCTTTCTTATGGTGGTCAATCTTCTTGGTAA
- the LOC124955617 gene encoding uncharacterized protein LOC124955617 isoform X2 translates to MKALICLMLISVAYASEKAEENVEEKAIKKRGLLGLGLGYGGGYGGGYGGGYGGGHGYEAGASVAIATVPVEVPKPYPVAVDRPYPVKVPVPVPQPVPVAVPVDRPYPVVQTKTVTVPVDRPYPVSVPVKVPVPVPAPYPVKVPVAQPVPVPVAQPVPVAVPQPVVVKETVPVLLKGGYVHRRQHHHHHHHHCDHQRLSLFRGFVSFTYKSENLLGRNHQSKINRTNRVRILNMNAKMFILFALVALAVAEKTSTKGTKKDKRGLVGYGYGLGYGGLNTYSAAHYPTVGISSYSAQYPSIDITHGVSTVVTKEVAVPVPHPVPVTVEKHVPIPVKVPYAVPVDRPYPFQ, encoded by the exons ATGAAGGCCTTG ATTTGCTTGATGCTGATTTCCGTGGCATATGCCAGTGAGAAAGCAGAAGAAAATGTAGAAGAAAAGGCAATTAAAAAACGTGGACTATTGGGTCTTGGATTGGGATATGGAGGAGGTTATGGGGGTGGTTATGGAGGTGGTTATGGGGGTGGTCATGGGTACGAAGCTGGTGCCTCCGTTGCAATTGCTACCGTTCCGGTTGAAGTACCAAAGCCATATCCGGTTGCTGTTGACAGACCCTATCCAGTGAAG GTGCCAGTTCCTGTCCCGCAACCAGTGCCAGTTGCTGTTCCTGTTGACAGACCTTACCCTGTTGTTCAGACCAAAACCGTAACGGTTCCAGTTGACAGGCCTTATCCTGTCTCTGTCCCTGTTAAGGTACCGGTACCTGTACCTGCACCTTATCCAGTCAAG gTACCAGTGGCTCAGCCAGTACCAGTCCCAGTAGCTCAGCCAGTTCCAGTTGCGGTTCCACAACCTGTCGTCGTCAAAGAAACGGTTCCCGTTCTTCTTAAGGGCGGTTATG TCCACCGTCgccagcaccaccaccaccaccaccatcactgtGACCATCAACGTCTTTCGCTTTTTCGAGGGTTCGTCAGTTTCACGTATAAAAGCGAGAATCTTCTCGGTCGAAATCATCAgtcgaaaataaatcgaacCAACCGAGTACGAATTCTCAACATGAACGCAAAG ATGTTTATACTTTTCGCCCTCGTGGCATTGGCTGTAGCCGAAAAGACGTCAACGAAAGGGacgaagaaagataaacgGGGACTCGTCGGATATGGATACGGTTTAGGATACGGCGGACTCAACACGTACTCGGCTGCTCATTACCCTACAGTCGGCATCAGTTCGTATTCTGCTCAATACCCATCGATTGACATCACCCATGGGGTCTCTACGGTCGTTACGAAAGAAGTTGCAGTCCCAGTACCTCATCCGGTCCCTGTAACCGTTGAGAAACATGTCCCAATTCCAGTCAAG gTGCCGTATGCAGTACCAGTAGACAGACCATACCCG TTCCAGTAA